The Agromyces sp. G08B096 DNA window GGCAAGATCGACCAGCGGCGCTTCGGCGGTCACACCCGCGACCACGGCAAGGCGCCCGTGCGCCGGGCCTGCTACGCGGCCGACCGCACGGGCCACATGATCCTGCAGACGCTGTTCCAGAACTGCGTGAAGCTCGGCATCGAGTTCTACAACGAGTACTACGCGCTCGACCTGGTGATGACCGAGGTCGACGGCGTGAAGAAGCCTTCGGGCGTCGTCGCCTACGAGCTGGCGACGGGCGAGCTGCACGTCTTCCAGGCGAAGGCCGTGATCTTCGCCACCGGCGGATTCGGCAAGATCTTCAAGACCACGTCGAACGCGCACACCCTGACGGGCGACGGCGTCGGCATCATCTGGCGCAAGGGCCTGCCCCTCGAGGACATGGAGTTCTTCCAGTTCCACCCGACGGGGCTCGCCGGGCTCGGCATCCTGCTCACCGAGGGCGCGCGCGGCGAGGGCGCCATCCTGCGCAACGCCTCGGGCGAGCGGTTCATGGAGCGCTACGCGCCGACCATCAAAGACCTCGCGCCGCGCGACATCGTCGCGCGCTGCATGGTGCAGGAGGTCGCGGAGGGGCGTGGCGCGGGCCCGCACAAAGATTACGTGTTGCTCGACTGCACGCACCTCGGCGCCGAGGTGCTCGAGACGAAGCTGCCCGACATCACCGAGTTCGCCCGCACCTACCTCGGGGTCGACCCGGTGGTCGAGCCCGTGCCCGTGATGCCGACCGCGCACTACGCGATGGGCGGCATCCCGACGAACGTCTCGGCCGAGGTCCTCTCCGACAACGACACCGTCGTGCCCGGCCTCTACGCGGCGGGCGAGTGCGCGTGCGTGTCGGTGCACGGCTCGAACCGTCTCGGCACGAACTCGCTGCTCGACATCAACGTCTTCGGCAAGCGCGCCGGCCGCAACGCGGTCGAGTACGTCAAGACGGTCGACTTCACCCCGCTGCCCGAGGACCCGGTCGCGTTCGTGCGCGGCATGCTCGACGAGCTGCGCGAGTCCAACGGCACCGAGCGGATCGCCGCGATCCGCAAGGAGCTGCAGGACGAGATGGACAAGGGCGCGCAGGTGTTCCGCACCGACGAGTCGCTCGCGCACGTGACGAACGTGATCGCGAAGCTCCGCGAGCGGTACCGGAACGTCGCCGTGCAGGACAAGGGGAAGCGGTTCAACACCGACCTGCTCGAGGCCGTCGAGCTCGGCTTCCTCCTCGACCTCGCCGAGGTCGTCGTCTACTCCGCCCGCAACCGGCAGGAGAGCCGCGGCGGTCACATGCGCGACGACTTCCCCAACCGCGACGACGCCAACTACATGAAGCACACGATGGCCTACCTGTCGGGCGATGCGCATTCGTCCGACGCCGCCGACCACATCCGGCTGGACTGGAAGCCGGTCACCGTGACGCGCTACCAGCCGATGGAGAGGAAGTACTGACGTGTCGACCGCGACGCTCGAGCAGCCGCCCGCCGAGGCGGCGCCCATCCAATCCTTCACCGTCACGTTCCTGATCCGGCGGTTCGATCCCGACGTGGACACCGAGCCGCGCTGGCAGGACTTCGACGTCGAGATGTACCCGACCGACCGGGTGCTCGACGCGCTGCACAAGATCAAGTGGGAGCAGGACGGCTCGCTGACCTTCCGCCGCTCCTGCGCGCACGGCATCTGCGGGTCCGACGCGATGCGGATCAACGGCCGCAACCGGCTGGCGTGCAAGACGCTGATCAAGGACCTCGACATCTCGAAGCCGATCTACGTCGAGGCGATCAAGGGGCTGCCCCTCGAGAAGGACCTCATCGTCGACATGGAGCCGTTCTTCGCGAGCTACCGCGAAGTGCAGCCGTTCCTCCAGGCGAAGACCGCGCCCGAGCCCGGCAAGGAGCGCGTGCAGTCGGTCGCCGAGCGCGCCCGCTTCGACGACACCACCAAGTGCATCCTCTGCGCCGCGTGCACCTCGAGCTGCCCGGTCTTCTGGACCGACGGCCAGTACTTCGGTCCTGCGGCGATCGTGAACGCGCACCGGTTCATCTTCGACTCCCGCGACGACGAGGCGAAGGTGCGCCTCGACATCCTGAACGACAAGGAGGGCGTGTGGCGGTGCCGCACGACCTTCAACTGCACCGAGGCATGCCCGCGCGGCATCGAGGTGACGAAGGCGATCGCCGAGGTGAAGCAGGCCGTCATGCGCGGCAAGCCGTGACGCCCTGATCGCGGACGCCCGAAGGGCCGGTGCCTCCTGGCACCGGCCCTTCGGCATGGCGGGGAGTTCCCCTTCACGATCCGAGCCCTCGGGGCGAGCGGGGCCGCGGATCGCGGGGCGACGGTTGGAGGACCGCCGCCCCTCCCCGTCATCCCGCGGCGTCCCCCCGACGCCGGCGGCTGATGGCGAGCACCACGGCGATGCCGCCGAGCAGGAGCAGGGATGCCCCGACCCACACGAGCGGACCGCCGGCGAACCCGGTGACGGCGAGCGGTTGCGGCACGGTGATCCGCACGCTCGAGTCGGCGCAGACGATCTGCGCGTTGGCATCGTCACCCGGCGCCTCGCCGTAGCAGACTTCGCCCGTGTTGGTCAGGCTGGTGGCCTTGGACGTCGGGCGGAGCGTGACGTCCAACGTCACCGGCGGCGCCTCGGTGATGTTCGGCCCCAGCACCCCGAGCAGCTCACACCGCAACGTGCCGCCGTACCCGCCGGCACCCCGGCCCGTGACCTCGCAGCCCTCCCAGCGCGGGAACGCCGGAGCACCAGCCGTGGTGATCGCATCCACCCGCAGATCGGCCGGGATCTCATCGATCAACGTCACCGGCTCCGCCGCACCGATCCCCGTCGAACGCACCTGCAACGTGTACTCGAACGACGACCCAGGCTTCGCACTGGTCACACTCGAGGTCTTCTCGATCTCCAGCAGCGGCGGCCGATCGATCGCACACGTCGGCAACGCCTGCGGGTACACCGCCAGCACCGACTGCGACGGGTTCACCTCGAACGTGATCGTCGCCGGGTTCTCCATGTCACGCCACGGATACGTCGCGACATTCTCATCCAGGATCAGATCCAGGAACCGCGTCCCAGGCACCGGCGGATTCGTCAGATCCGCCTCCGTGACCGGACGCCACCCCGGGAACTGATACGGAACCCCGTTCTCATCCACCGCAGCCCCCGGCCACAACAACCGACCTGAGAGGTCCTCGGGCGAGATCACCTCTTCCTTCGTGAGGGTGCCGTCGGCGGAGGTCCACGTGACGGTGACCGGTCCGGGCTCGACGTTGTCGGTGACCTGGATGTCGTAGTAGAGCCATGGCACGTCGTTCACGCACCGGACGTACACCCCGGCGTCGATCCGCTTGACCGGCACCTCGGCGTCGGCGCAGTCGTTGTCGGGCTCGAGGTCGAGCACGAGCGGCAGCTGCAGCGGTGCGATCTCACCGTCGGAAAGCGCGAGCTCCTCCTCGGGCTCCGCTCCGGTGATCTCCACGCACGCGCGGTTCGGGATGGTGGACGGTCCGAGCGGGGGGAGCACCGGCGGCGGGTCATCCGGTCCGACGGCAGGCGGGGTCTCGCCGGCCGGCGGCACCTTCATCAGCACCGGGATGCGGATGGTCGTGACGGCGCCCTCGGGGTAGATCCCCGTGTACGTCGCCGCGAAGGCGTTGTCGGTGCCGCCCGAGACCTGCAGCCAGGTGCCGGGCTGCGCCGGGTCGGCGGCCGGCTCGATCACGGCGGGGCCGGTGACCTCGAGCTCGTCGTCGATCAGGTCGGTCACTTCGAGGTTCTCGACCGGGTCGCCGTGGTTCGTGACGGTGAGCACCCAGGTGAAGGCGTCTCCCGCCTCGACGGCCGTCTCGCCCTCGGGCAGGTCGTCGTACGTCTTCTCGATGCCGACGTCGACGGGCGGGATGTTCGTGCAGGCTTCGAGGGGCGTCTCGATCAGGCCTGTGCTGAACACGGCCCCGTTGTAGAAGCCCTTGCCCTCGGTCTCCTCGACGCAGCGTGCGTCGTCGATCGTGGTCAGCTCGGAGACGTCCGCAACGACGGTGATCGTCCAGACCTCCACCTCGCCGGCGCCGATCGGCCGATCGGCGGCCAGCGCGGTGGCCGCGCCGGTCCCCGTCCAGCCGGCGACCGGGTTGCCATCGGGGTCCTCGGCGGTGGCCGTGAAGGTCACGCCGTCGGGCAGCACCGGCGCATCGCTCAGGTCGTAGTGCGTCTGGAGCGTCTCGGCACCGGTCACCGCGATCTCGTATTCGACGGTGTCCGTGTCGTCGCCGTTCAGGATCGGGCCTCCGCTGACGGTCTTGACGGCTGTCGGGAACTCCGGATCCGCGCAGACGCTGCGCTCCAGCGGCTGCTCGTTCACCGTGAGGACGGCGAGGTTGCGGAACCCGCCGCGCTCGAATTCGCCGGGCGGCGTGCACTGCGTCTCCGGGTGCTCGACCGCACCGACCAGGGTGCGGGCGAGGACCGTCACCGTGTAGGTGTCGGTCGCCCCCGGTGCGAGGAGCGCGCCGTCGGCGAGCGTCTCGACCCGGTCGTCGGGCAGGCCCGTCCAGCTG harbors:
- the sdhA gene encoding succinate dehydrogenase flavoprotein subunit, which encodes MTTENHVETQVVDGVHYHQYDIVIVGAGGAGMRAAIEAGPGAKTAVISKLYPTRSHTGAAQGGMAAALANVEEDSWEWHTFDTVKGGDYLVDQDAAEILAKEAIDAVIDLENMGLPFNRTPDGKIDQRRFGGHTRDHGKAPVRRACYAADRTGHMILQTLFQNCVKLGIEFYNEYYALDLVMTEVDGVKKPSGVVAYELATGELHVFQAKAVIFATGGFGKIFKTTSNAHTLTGDGVGIIWRKGLPLEDMEFFQFHPTGLAGLGILLTEGARGEGAILRNASGERFMERYAPTIKDLAPRDIVARCMVQEVAEGRGAGPHKDYVLLDCTHLGAEVLETKLPDITEFARTYLGVDPVVEPVPVMPTAHYAMGGIPTNVSAEVLSDNDTVVPGLYAAGECACVSVHGSNRLGTNSLLDINVFGKRAGRNAVEYVKTVDFTPLPEDPVAFVRGMLDELRESNGTERIAAIRKELQDEMDKGAQVFRTDESLAHVTNVIAKLRERYRNVAVQDKGKRFNTDLLEAVELGFLLDLAEVVVYSARNRQESRGGHMRDDFPNRDDANYMKHTMAYLSGDAHSSDAADHIRLDWKPVTVTRYQPMERKY
- a CDS encoding succinate dehydrogenase iron-sulfur subunit, which translates into the protein MSTATLEQPPAEAAPIQSFTVTFLIRRFDPDVDTEPRWQDFDVEMYPTDRVLDALHKIKWEQDGSLTFRRSCAHGICGSDAMRINGRNRLACKTLIKDLDISKPIYVEAIKGLPLEKDLIVDMEPFFASYREVQPFLQAKTAPEPGKERVQSVAERARFDDTTKCILCAACTSSCPVFWTDGQYFGPAAIVNAHRFIFDSRDDEAKVRLDILNDKEGVWRCRTTFNCTEACPRGIEVTKAIAEVKQAVMRGKP